Sequence from the Mesorhizobium sp. PAMC28654 genome:
GATGGTGACCGCGAGGTGGAGCTGTTCGTGCGCGCCGCCATCGCCGCCGAATACAAGCAGGATGGCATCGTCGGCGAGGAACATGCCAGCGTTGCCGGATCGACGGGATATGTCTGGGTGATCGATCCCATCGACGGCACCGCGAATTTCGTGCGTGGGATTCCGGCCTGGGCCGTGGTGATTGCTTGCGCCAAGGATGGGCAAACCGTCGTCGGCGTGATCCATGAGCCGTCGACCGGCGAGACATTCCATTGCCGGCGTGGCGGTGGCGCATTCGTCAATGGCAGGCCGATCAAGGCCAGCACCGCCACCAGCCTTGAGGAAGGGTCGGTGGGAACCGGGTTTTCGAACCGGGCCGAGGCCGATAATATCGGCGTGCTGATCCGCCTCATCCTGGCGGAAGGCGGCGTATTCTTCCGCAATGCGTCCGGCGCGCTGATGCTGGCCTATGCGGCCGCCGGCAGGCTGCTTGGCTATGTCGAAGAGCACATGAACGCATGGGACTGCCTGGCCGGTCTGCTGCTGGTCGAGGAAGCCGGCGGTGCGATCGTGACACCGGACCCGAAGACGGTGCTGCAGGACGGAACACTGGTGATCGCCGGTGGAAAGGACATCTTTCCGAAACTGCAAGAGCTCTGCACGAACGCCTTCAAACTCTGACCTGCCCGGTCGAGATCAGGCGCTCTGTGCAATCGCTCCCAGCGGACGGCATGAGTTGCGGATCATCAGGCGGCCCTTGAGGACCAGCTTGCGCGGCGGCGCGTCTCTGTTGCCGGCGAGACGATCAAGCAGAAGATTGGCCGCCTGCTCGCCGATCGCCTGCACCGGCTGCGCCACGGTGGTCAGTTGCGGCTGAAAGACGTCCGACCACGGAAAATCGTCGAAGCAAGCAACCGAAATATCCTCCGGGCAGGACAGCCCGATGTCGCGGATCGCCTTCATCGTGCCGATGACCATCGGGTTGTTGGCCGAGAAGATCGCGCTTGGCCGATCATGCGAGGACAGCAGTTGCATGGTGGCGTTGTAGCCGTCGATCTCGTGGAAATTGCCGGAGCGAATCAACTCCTCCGCTATCGGCAGGCCGGCGGCGTGAAGCGCCTCGCGATATCCCGCCATGCGGTCATGCATGGGTGAAATATCGGATGTGCCGGTGATGTAGCCGATGCGTCGATGGCCAAGATTGATCAGGTAGGTGATCGCGTCGAACACGGCGCGCTGGTTGTCGAGGACCACCGTATCGGTGTCGACGCCTTCGCAGATGCGGTCGAGCAGCACCACGGGCACATTGGCGTCATCGACGATCCCCTTGAGGATCGCACCGTCGCCGACGCGCGCCACGATCAGCCCGTCGACCATGCGGTCGAGCAGCAGCCTGATCTGGTCGTCCTGGGTGTTCAGATCTTCATCGGTGCAGCACAGCATGACCGCATAGCCTGCACGGTCGAAGGCCTGCTGGATCACCGAGACGACATCGGTGAAGAACGGGTTGGTGATGTGCGGGACGGTCAGGCCGATGGTGCGCGTCGTGCCCATCTTCAGGCTGCGGGCGATCGCGTTGCGTTTGTAACCGATATCGCGGATCGCCTGTTCGATGCGCTGGCTGAGCTCCGGACTGACGGTCGCCGTGCCGTTGATCAGCGCCGACACCGTGGCGACCGAGACACGCGCCGCATCGGCCACATGAAGCATGGTGGGGGCAGTGGATTTTCGCTGCCTTGTCCGCTTGGATTCTGCCATTTTCGAAACGTTTCGCCACCCTTTCGTTTGCCATACCTACGGAATGCAACGGTTTTTCGCAAGAATTGAAATGGGTCAATCCTGCGTTATCAGATATCGGCTTGACACGATCGAAACGTTTAGATTAGCGTTTGACGAGATTTGACGACGACGGAAGGGAGGCCGCCATTGTCATGGAACACGGCCATTCCCTTTCGTCGGAGCACAATGCGGTAGCGCCGGATCGCTCGGACACGGTCCTGAGCGCGGAGCATATTTCCAAGAGCTTCGGCGGCATCGCAGCGCTTACCGATGTCGGCTTCGACCTGCGTCGCGGCGAGGTCCACGCCTTGATGGGCGAAAACGGCGCCGGCAAATCGACGCTGATGAAGATCCTCTCCGGCGTCTATACCGGCTATGACGGCACGGTCCGCATCGACGGCAGCATGGTCAGCTTCACAGGCGTTCGTGACGCCGAGGATGCCGGCATCGCCATCATCCATCAGGAACTCAACCTGGTTCCTGAGCTCAGCGTCGCCGACAATATTTTTCTCGGGCGCGAGAAGCTGATCGCCGGGCTGATCGTCGACCGCAAGGCGAGCAGCCGCGCAGCCGCAGCATTGCTGCAGAGGCTCGGCATCGAACTCGATCCGGCGGCGCCTGTCGGTTCCCTGCGTGTCGGCGAGCAGCAATTGGTCGAGATCGCCAAGGCCTTGTCGATGTCGGCGCGCATCCTGATCATGGATGAACCGACCTCGGCGCTGTCGCCAGCCGAATGCCAAAGGCTGTTCCGGATCATCGGCCAGCTTGCCGAAAGCGGCGTCGCCATCGTCTACATCTCGCACCGCATCGATGAAGTCATGCATCTCGCTAATCGCGTCACCGTGTTTCGCGACGGACGCCATGTGTTGACCGAGTCGATGGACGAGTTGGACGAGAATGCCATCATTTCGGCGATGGTCGGGCGGGACCTGCTCGCATCCTCCCAAGATGAGCGGGATCCCGGCGGCAAGGTTGTGCTTTCGGTCAGCAACCTGTCCTTGGCGAAACCCGACCGTCAAGGCTGGCGGCTTGTGATCGATGGTATCAGCTTCGATCTTGCCGCCGGCGAAATCCTCGGCATAGGCGGGCTGCTGGGCTCGGGCCGTACCGAGATCCTGGAAGCGATTTTCGGCTCCAGCGACGGTCGCACCGGCGGCGAAATCCGGATCGACGATGCGCCCGTGGATATCCGCTCACCCCGCGACGCAAGGCGGCTGGGCATCGCGCTGGTGACCGAGGACCGCAAGACGCAAGGCCTGCATCTGCAGGCGTCGATCACCGACAATGTCGCGCTGCCGCTGGTCGGTGCGCTGGCGCGGTTTGGCATCCGCGCATTAGCCGGCGAACAGGGACTGGCGCGGCATGCGGTCAAAGCGCTCGGCATCCGCTGCGGGACCATCGACCAGCCAGCCGGCACGCTGTCCGGCGGCAACCAGCAGAAGGTCGTCATCGGCAAGTGGCTGGCGACGAGGCCAAGGGTACTGTTGCTGGACGAGCCGACGCGCGGCATCGACGTCGGTGCCAAGCGCGAGATCTACGACCTCATCTTCAAGCTGGCGCGGGACGGCCTCGCCATCGCCGTCATCAGTTCCGAACTGCCCGAGCTTCTGCATCTCTCCGACCGCATCCTGGTGATGGCCGACGGCCGCCAGACAGGCATTCTTTCCCGCGATGCGGCCAGCGAAGAGGCGATCATGCGCCTCGCGGCACCCCGACGGACGATATCGAGACCAGCCGCATGAATGCCCTGAAACTCCTGTCCCGCACCAAGCTTTACTGGGGTCTGATCGCCATCTTCCTGATCGGCGTTCTGGGCTCGCCGATCAGTTCCAAGGGCAATAACATCTTCCTGTCCTATGGCAATCTGCTCGACGTGCTGCGCCAGGTGTCGACAACCGGCCTGATCGCCACT
This genomic interval carries:
- a CDS encoding inositol monophosphatase family protein yields the protein MQFAIELARRAGELGLKYFRDLDSLIIESKGHQDLVSDGDREVELFVRAAIAAEYKQDGIVGEEHASVAGSTGYVWVIDPIDGTANFVRGIPAWAVVIACAKDGQTVVGVIHEPSTGETFHCRRGGGAFVNGRPIKASTATSLEEGSVGTGFSNRAEADNIGVLIRLILAEGGVFFRNASGALMLAYAAAGRLLGYVEEHMNAWDCLAGLLLVEEAGGAIVTPDPKTVLQDGTLVIAGGKDIFPKLQELCTNAFKL
- a CDS encoding LacI family DNA-binding transcriptional regulator, with the protein product MLHVADAARVSVATVSALINGTATVSPELSQRIEQAIRDIGYKRNAIARSLKMGTTRTIGLTVPHITNPFFTDVVSVIQQAFDRAGYAVMLCCTDEDLNTQDDQIRLLLDRMVDGLIVARVGDGAILKGIVDDANVPVVLLDRICEGVDTDTVVLDNQRAVFDAITYLINLGHRRIGYITGTSDISPMHDRMAGYREALHAAGLPIAEELIRSGNFHEIDGYNATMQLLSSHDRPSAIFSANNPMVIGTMKAIRDIGLSCPEDISVACFDDFPWSDVFQPQLTTVAQPVQAIGEQAANLLLDRLAGNRDAPPRKLVLKGRLMIRNSCRPLGAIAQSA
- a CDS encoding sugar ABC transporter ATP-binding protein encodes the protein MEHGHSLSSEHNAVAPDRSDTVLSAEHISKSFGGIAALTDVGFDLRRGEVHALMGENGAGKSTLMKILSGVYTGYDGTVRIDGSMVSFTGVRDAEDAGIAIIHQELNLVPELSVADNIFLGREKLIAGLIVDRKASSRAAAALLQRLGIELDPAAPVGSLRVGEQQLVEIAKALSMSARILIMDEPTSALSPAECQRLFRIIGQLAESGVAIVYISHRIDEVMHLANRVTVFRDGRHVLTESMDELDENAIISAMVGRDLLASSQDERDPGGKVVLSVSNLSLAKPDRQGWRLVIDGISFDLAAGEILGIGGLLGSGRTEILEAIFGSSDGRTGGEIRIDDAPVDIRSPRDARRLGIALVTEDRKTQGLHLQASITDNVALPLVGALARFGIRALAGEQGLARHAVKALGIRCGTIDQPAGTLSGGNQQKVVIGKWLATRPRVLLLDEPTRGIDVGAKREIYDLIFKLARDGLAIAVISSELPELLHLSDRILVMADGRQTGILSRDAASEEAIMRLAAPRRTISRPAA